GCAGCGCCTGCAGCTGCCCGAGAAGCTGCAGGACGCGCTGGCCGAAGCCCGCCGCATCACGAACTTCGAGGGCAAGCGCCGGCAGATGCAGTACGTGGGCAAGCTCATGCGCCAGCTCGATTTGGCCGTGGTCCTCGCGGCGCGTGCTGCCCTCGACGAGCAGCACAACGGCTCGGCCACCGAGAAGCTCGCCTTGCACGAAACCGAACACTGGCGCGACCGGCTCATCGGCGACGACGGTGCGCTGCCGCTCTGGATGGAGCGCTTTCCGCGCACCGACACCCAGCAGCTGCGCGCGCTGATCCGCCAGGCCCGCAAGGACGCCCCTGAAGGCAAGGAGGCGAACGTGCAGGTTTCCCAGGGCCTCGCGCCCCGCAAGGGCCGCGCATACCGCGAGCTGTTCCAGCTGGTGCGCGAGCAGATGGACGACGCGGGCACCCAGGCCCGCCACGAAGGCACCGAGCACGATGCCTGACTCCGCCGCCGCACCGGCGTTGCCGCCGCCCGAGCCGGTACGCATCGGCATCGTCTCGGTGAGCGACCGCGCGAGCAGCGGCGTCTATGAAGACAAGGGCCTGCCCGCGCTGCGCGACTGGCTGTCGCGCGCGCTCCACAACCCGCTGCATTTCGAGCCGCGGCTCATCCCCGACGAACGCGAGCGCATCGCGGCCACGCTCACCGAACTGGTGGACACCGCGGGCTGCCACCTCGTGCTGACCACGGGCGGCACGGGCCCGGCCCCGCGCGACGTCACGCCCGACGCCACGCTGGACGTGGCGCACCGCGAGATGCCGGGCTTCGGCGAGCAGATGCGGCAGATCGGCCTGCGCTTCGTGCCCACGGCCATCCTGTCGCGGCAGGTCGCGGTGGTCCGGCACGGCAGCCTCATCGTCAATCTGCCGGGCCAGCCCAAGGCCATCGCGGAAACGCTCGAAGGCCTGAAGGATGCCGGGGGCCAGGCGGTCGTGCAGGGTATCTTCGCGGCCGTCCCGTATTGCATCGATCTCATCGGCGGCCCATACCTGGAAACGCGCGACGCGGTCTGCAAGGCGTTCCGCCCCAAGGATGCGCGCCGTCCCGCACGGCCGGAGTGACCCCGGCCGCGGCTCGCCACGCCGCCGGCGGGCCTGCTCCATGCTTTTTGGGCATGCGCGCTGCGCAGGCCGGGCCTTTGCAAGGAAGGCGTAAGCCTGAGAGGCCATAAAGCGCGGCCGCGCGCTCCCGCCGGCCTCCCTGCCCCTGCCGTTCGCACCCCATGTCCCTGCTCCTGTTCGCCCTCGCCCAACTGGTCCTGCTGGCCGTCATGCTCCCCTTGTTCTTCCGGTACCGGAGCATGAAACGGCGCCAGGACTCGCTGGTCCAAAGCCTCAAGGGCCAGCGCTTCTGGCGCATCAATGTGGCACGGCCGCGGTTCTTCGAGCGGTGGCTGCGCCTGCTGGCCTTCGAAGGCAAGGGCGTGCTGATCGCCGAGGGCGACCACAGCGTGCGCATCAAGGGTTTCTGGAACAAGGATGGCCGTGCGTTCGATGTGCTGATCGACCTGCGCCAGAGCCGCGCGCAATGGCTGGGCAACCGCACGCTGCGCTCCGGCAACCTGCACTGGGGACAACTGACGACACCGCGCGGCGAGATCCTCTTCACGGCCGACACGGGCATGAATGCGCTGCTCTCGCGGGAAGCGCTGGCGGACATCTTCCGTGCGGTGTTCACCGAGCTGGAGCTGACCGAAGAGCAGACGCAGGACTTCGCGCTGGAGAAGAACCCGCGCAGCCGGGTGGTGATGGTGCTCTTCTTCGCGCTGCTGTTCTTCGCGCTCATCGACACCTTCGTGGTCTCGCGCTTCGAACTGACCGATGCGCAGATCTTCCGCATCCTGCGCCATCCGCTCACCTGGGCCGGCACCCTGGTGTCCGGGGTGCTCGTCTGGCTGCTGACCTACCGGCAACTGCTGGGTGGCGGCGTGCCGGCCCGCGAGTCGCAGGCGCTCACGGGGCTGCTGGTAACCGTGCTCCTGCTGAGTGCCCTGCCTGTCGCCAAGCGCATCGACCAGGTGCTGGCGGATGCACCGGCGAAGAACTACGACTACCGGATCACCGGGGTTGCCCGCCTGGAGCCGGCCGATCCCCGCCTGGGGCTGCCGCCGATGACCTTCCCGCGCGCGAAGGAGTTCTGGTCGCAGTACCCGACCGACTCGACCTATCCGATTCCCTACCTGCGCGGGCCCATGGGCCTGTGGCAGCTCGACCACGAAGCGTTCGACGCGCCGATCCGCGCGTTCTACGAAAAGCGCTGAAGCCGGCGCAACGCAGGGGCCGGGCTACTTGCCGACCAGGGCGTTGAGCTTCTCGGCCTCGAACTGCTCGTTGCGCGTGGCATCGCAGGGCACGCAGTCGCGGGCCTGCGGCGCGGCGTGCGAGAGCTTTTCGATGGCGGCCCACAGCAGCGCGATCTGCCGCTCCTGCGAGGAGGCGTTGTCGATGAGGCCGCGCATGGCCTGCGACAGCGGATCGTCCTCCTGCGTGACGCCGTAGGCCGAGAACGGCCGCGGCGGCTGCGGGCCGGCCTCGGTGACGTCGGCGCTCTGGCCGGCGCGCGAGGGGATGATGCGCGCCGGGATGCCCACGGCCGTGGCGCCGGCGGGCACAGGCTTGATGACCACGGCGTTGCTGCCGATCTTGGCGCCGTCGCCCACCTCGAAACCGCCCAGCACCTTCGCGCCTGCACTCACCACCACGTCGCGGCCGAGCGTGGGGTGCCGTTTGGCGCCCTTGTAGAGCGAGGTGCCGCCCAGGGTGACGCCCTGGTAGATGGTGCAGCCGTCGCCGATCTCGGCGGTTTCGCCCACGACCACGCCCATGGCGTGGTCGAAGAAGACGCGGTTGCCGATCCTGGCGCCGGGGTGGATCTCGATGCCCGTGAACCAGCGCGCGAAGTGCGAGATGAAGCGCCCGGGCCACTTCAGGC
The DNA window shown above is from Acidovorax sp. NCPPB 4044 and carries:
- the yjgA gene encoding ribosome biogenesis factor YjgA, which produces MSRKPKKGYYVKGHFVAEGSELDLQLKAELKGTPDASRTDLKRESDALQQLGQDLLTLRNDLMQRLQLPEKLQDALAEARRITNFEGKRRQMQYVGKLMRQLDLAVVLAARAALDEQHNGSATEKLALHETEHWRDRLIGDDGALPLWMERFPRTDTQQLRALIRQARKDAPEGKEANVQVSQGLAPRKGRAYRELFQLVREQMDDAGTQARHEGTEHDA
- the mog gene encoding molybdopterin adenylyltransferase, producing MPDSAAAPALPPPEPVRIGIVSVSDRASSGVYEDKGLPALRDWLSRALHNPLHFEPRLIPDERERIAATLTELVDTAGCHLVLTTGGTGPAPRDVTPDATLDVAHREMPGFGEQMRQIGLRFVPTAILSRQVAVVRHGSLIVNLPGQPKAIAETLEGLKDAGGQAVVQGIFAAVPYCIDLIGGPYLETRDAVCKAFRPKDARRPARPE
- the cysE gene encoding serine O-acetyltransferase, which encodes MLARLRSDIQCILDRDPAARSTWEVVTCYPGLHAIWLHRPAHWCWTHGLKWPGRFISHFARWFTGIEIHPGARIGNRVFFDHAMGVVVGETAEIGDGCTIYQGVTLGGTSLYKGAKRHPTLGRDVVVSAGAKVLGGFEVGDGAKIGSNAVVIKPVPAGATAVGIPARIIPSRAGQSADVTEAGPQPPRPFSAYGVTQEDDPLSQAMRGLIDNASSQERQIALLWAAIEKLSHAAPQARDCVPCDATRNEQFEAEKLNALVGK